The following nucleotide sequence is from Thermodesulfobacteriota bacterium.
CGGCCTTCAAGAGAAGCGTTGCGGCGGGCGGTGTCTTTGTTATGAAAGAAAAACTCCTGTCGGCATAGACCGTTATGACTACCGGTATTATCATGCCCTCCTGCTTCTGGGTCTTGGCGTTGAACTCCTTGCAGAAGCCCATGATGTTCACCCCGTGCTGGCCGAGCGCGGGACCCACCGGGGGGGAGGGGTTGGCCTTTCCGGCCTGGATCTGCAGCTTTATCTGTCCTATTATCTTCTTTGCCATCCTCTATACCTCGCTTAAATTATAAGTCCGCGGCTTCGCCATGGAACTCTACGACTTCTCCACCTGTACGAAGTCCAGCTCGACCGGCGTGGCCCGGCCGAATATGCTCACAAGCACCCTGAGCTTCCCCTTCTCGGGCTTCACATCTTCCACCAGGCCGGTAAAGTTGGTGAACGGGCCGTCGGTGACCCTTACGTTCTCGCCCTTCTCGAACAGCACCTTGGGCTTGGGCGTAACGGCGCCCTCCTCCATCTGGCGCGTTATCCTCCCGACCTCCTCCTCCGAGATGGCCGGCGGCTGCTGGTCCCCGCCGACAAAGCCGGTTACCTTGGGGATACCCTTTATAAGGTGCCAGGTATCCCCGGTCAGGTCCATGTTGACCAGTATGTAGCCGGGAAAGAACTTCCTGGATGTGGTCCTCTTGACACCCTTGACCATATCCACGACCTTCTCCGAGGGCACGAGCACCTCGCCGAAGGAGTCGCCCTTACCCTCCACCTTTATCTTTTCCTCTATGGCCGCCTTTACCTTATTCTCGTAGCCGGAATAAGTATGGACCACATACCACTTCTTTTCTCTCATATTAAACCTTACCTCAATTCAAAGCGTGGCGAACGACCCACCCCAGGAGGAGGTCTACCGTCCCCAGGTACGTCGCCATCAGGAATGCAACTACTATAACAACCCACGTGGACGCGGTGGCCTGCTGCCTGGTAGGCCATGTGACCTTCTTAAGCTCCGCCCTCGCCTCCGAGAGAAACAGCTTTGCCTTGTCTATCTTCTCCATAACTCCGCTACCCCCCGGTTCCGGACCGGACTCCCTTTTAGAATGTATGGCAGGCCAGGAGGGATTCGAACCCCCAACCCGCGGTTTTGGAGACCGCTGCTCTACCGTTAGAGCTACTGGCCTGTAAACTCTTCTGGTTGTCGTGGGCGGGATACACCCCTACTTCGTCTCTTTATGTACCGTGTGCCTGCGACAGAACTTGCAGTACTTCCTGAGCTCAAGCCTGTCGGTGGTGGTCTTCTTGTTCTTGGTCGTGCTGTAGTTCCT
It contains:
- the secE gene encoding preprotein translocase subunit SecE; the protein is MEKIDKAKLFLSEARAELKKVTWPTRQQATASTWVVIVVAFLMATYLGTVDLLLGWVVRHALN
- the rplK gene encoding 50S ribosomal protein L11; translation: MAKKIIGQIKLQIQAGKANPSPPVGPALGQHGVNIMGFCKEFNAKTQKQEGMIIPVVITVYADRSFSFITKTPPAATLLLKAAGLAKGSGAPNKEKVGKVTEKQVEEIARLKTPDLTAASLSAAVKTVKGTARSMGITVEG
- the nusG gene encoding transcription termination/antitermination protein NusG encodes the protein MREKKWYVVHTYSGYENKVKAAIEEKIKVEGKGDSFGEVLVPSEKVVDMVKGVKRTTSRKFFPGYILVNMDLTGDTWHLIKGIPKVTGFVGGDQQPPAISEEEVGRITRQMEEGAVTPKPKVLFEKGENVRVTDGPFTNFTGLVEDVKPEKGKLRVLVSIFGRATPVELDFVQVEKS
- the rpmG gene encoding 50S ribosomal protein L33: MREIITLACTECKRRNYSTTKNKKTTTDRLELRKYCKFCRRHTVHKETK